One Aegilops tauschii subsp. strangulata cultivar AL8/78 chromosome 2, Aet v6.0, whole genome shotgun sequence genomic window, AGATGCCGGTTAGTGCTTGGTTGGTTACCATGTTACCTGTCAACCTCACAATAAGTTGTTAATTTTTGGCAACTTGTGATATTGCCATTCTTTTATAACTTTTGATATTACCAATTGTTGGTTTGCGAAGTATTGGCAATGCCAAATGTTGGCAGCAAACCAATTATCCTCTAAATCTCACATGCCTAAAAAGTTCGTACACAGTTATAGTGATCAAAGCTCCACAAATTTGAAGAAGTTTAGTATCATGTGATGGTTCGAATTGTGGGCACATTTGAAAACAAACTTTAGTATCTTGTGATGATTTCTTAATAAAGTATACGTAATTGCTGACGCCAACCAAGCGGATACGATGATTTCTTGTAACGATTTGCTTGTGCAGTTTGACTTTGGTTGAGCATACAGATCACGAGTCCACTTTGCTGCATGAGAAATAGTTCCAAAAAATCCAAATGAGAATGAGAACAGCACCCGATGCTGAAATCCAAACCCTTGGCGCCACCACGTCATACCCCCCACTCCTCGCCGGAGGCCCAGCCGCCGGCGCCCGGGCCCTCCTACCCTCCGCCTCCGTGCCGCCACCGCCATGGCGGGAGCAGCTCACCCTCCGGGGCGTCGCCGTCGCGGCGGCGCTGGGCTCGCTGCTCTGCCTGGTGATCCACcgcctcaacctcaccgtcgggGTCATCCCGGCCCTCAACGTCGCCTCCGGCCTCCTCGCCTTCTTCCTCACCACCGCCTGGCGGGCCGCCGCCGGGAGGCTAGGGTTCGGCCGCAGGAGCCCGTTCACCAGGCAGGAGAACACCGTCATCCAGACCTGCGCCATCGCGTGCGGCGGCCTCGCGTTCAGCGGTCAGGATCTCTCTACTACTCCAGTAGCTCTTTGCAGTGTTAAGTGTTAGCTGCAACATGTCGCCGCGAATTTCTCGAGCATTTAGTTTAAGGAACGTCCCTCACTTTCTTGTTCTTGGTAGGGTGCTCGGCATCGTACATCTTCGCGATGGATAGGAGGACGTATGAGCTCGTCGGGCCTGACTATCCGGGTAACCGAGTGGAAGACGTCAAAGATCCCTCGCTTGGTTGGATGATCGGTTTCCTGTATCTCATTGCTCTTCTCGGGCCATTTGCTATTGTCATGCTACGAAAGGTATATTCTCTTGTATGGAAATGTTGCAAACATGGATTCTGGAAAATTTTACCCTTGGCTACAAAGCTAAAGTCCGCGTTTATGTTATTGTTTCTTAAGTAAAGTGCTGCAGGTATTGGTGGTTGATTACAAGCTTGCATTTCCTGGTGGGACAGCTACAGCTCTGATGATTAATAGCTTGCATGGAGAAAAAGAGGCTGATGTTACAGGGTATGGCAATTAGTACTTAGCTAAGTTTCGAGAATATGGACACGGTGTCTTTTTTATGCATAATTACATGCCTTTCAACCGTACTCCAGACAACAAGAATTTTGGCTGCACTGGATAACCAATCCCGAGAATATGCATGACATGTTCTTGATGATGCCAGATTAACAATCTTCCCACCCGGCCTCCCAGTGAGTGACAGATACACAATCATGCAAACTTGCGTGATCGTGTCTGTTGTCACCAGATATGACTATGCATATGTTCTAAACTCTGAAGGAAAAACACTTATGCTAAAATGGAGCCTGTGGGAAGTAGAGATGCATGAGCGATGGAAATAATTCATCTTTCCATACAGTTTTAGCACCTCCACTATCACTTCCATGGCATCAGTGCCAAAAGGACAGATGTGCAGAAACCTGGTGGTTTATAGAGAATTCAGATGTGTGAAACTTAGCCAATCCATTTTCATCGAGCCAGCTAATGGCCACAAACATTTCGTATTAAGTTTGACCATTTGGTGCATTATAAGAACCTCTAGGTTCCGGAACAGAATTCTTAGCACAAGTGACACTACACTATATATGAGACTATTGCTAATTTTCTATGCATGTTTGTAGTATTCATACACCACTTTAATTTCTGTATAAGTATATACCCTTTTTCACACGTTTCTGCATTTTTATTGTATTGCCTTGCAGAAAGAAAGTCCGTTGCCTTGTAAAGTACATGAGCCTGAGTTTTGCCTGGAGCTTCTTTAAGTGGTTCTTTAGTGGTGTTGGTGACTCTTGTGGTTTTGACAATTTCCCAACATTTGGAGTTGCAGCTTTTAAGAACACGTAAGTCATCAATGCCCCAATcaccccccctccccaccccctctTCTGTACGCGCGTTGATGCTGACACACTTAACATTGTGGTTGCAATGAACGTGGGCTGATTACTTGGGATGAGCTGTGGATGATGAATGTGAACTTCATATGTGATTGCTAAATCATCTACTCAGCATTTTGTGTTAACTAAGATTTTCATTATCATTGGGGAGGATCTGAGATCCGTAGACAAGTAATATACATTATAACTGACGGGCTCACTTTCATTCTTTCCCCCAAATTATGCATCTTCCTATTACCGTGCTAGTGAGATTTTTAAAATACATAAGAATAGAAGTTACACCATTAATGACTAGTTTGCCACACGTCATGCTTTTTACCTATTCAAACTTGAGCTTGACTATAAGTTGTATGATATATATTATCTGTGATCAAGTTAAGAATGCCCAGTTGTCTGAAGTTATGTTTATCACATTCTGGCAGGTTTTATTTCAACTTCAATCCCAGTTATGTTGGGTATGGTCTTATTTCTCCCCATATTGTTAACTGCTCAGTTTTTCTTGGGTCAGTCATATCATGGGGTTTTCTTTGGCCATTTATCGCTAAGCAATCTGGTGATTGGTACCCAGATAACCTTAGTAGCAGTGACTTCAGAGGCCTATATGGTTACAAGGTACTTTCTATATATAAAGGTGGATTTTATCATATCTGTAATATTCTTTATATTAACAGATTCATTTGGTTGATGACAGTTTTCTCTTTGGTTGCAATTCCACTAAATTGACCCCGCAATTATCTTCAAATTCATTCGAAGCATTTCTTTTGAAGagattctttttgcaaacaacTGTCCTTTTGACTGTAGTCAGTGTCATGGAAGTAACATGGGATGCACGtggatttttttttatttttttgatgtTTAGGATAATcatttgtaatatgaaaataatgTAACATGTTCCCACAAAAAAAATGTAACATGGCCATGGTTGATTTTCTTCATATCATAAAGATGTTTATCCCTGCAGGTTTTTGTAGCCATTTCCATCATACTTGGAGATGGCCTCTACAACTTGGTAAAAATCTTTGTTGTCATTGCAAGAGAAATCTGTATTGTGCAATTAAAAAAAGGTGATCAGCCTGTTCAAGCTCTTCAAGGTAACATCGGCAATTCTTGCTGTACAACACGTTTACCATTTTATGACTTGAATTTGTTGCCTAAGAGCATTGATTGTACGGAATACAGGTCAATCAGTAATTCATTTCCTTGTAGTACAATTGTGTTAGTTACTGTATTTGCTTGCAAGATATCATCTTGAATCATTTCTTTATATTCTTCAGATAATAAGAACTCTAGACAATCAAGGGATGATGAGCTTCAAATTGAGATGTTCTTCAAAGATAGGATACCCACACGGTTTGCTGTTTCTGGTTACATTGTACTTGCAGCAATATCCACCGCAGCTGTGCCCACCATATTTCCCCAGCTGAAGTGGTATCTTGTGCTTGTCTGCTACTTACTTGCTCCGGCCATTGCCTTCTGCAACTCCTACGGGATGGGCCTCACAAACTTGAACCTTGCACCCACCTATGGCAAGATTGCCCTCTTTATATTCGCCTCGCTTGTCGGCAGCAGCGATGGTGGCGTCATTGCCGGCCTTGCAGCATGTGGCATAATCATGTCCATTGCCTGCTCTGCGGCAGATCTGATGCAGGACTTCAAGTGCGGCTacctcaccctctcttcaccacgCTCAATGTTCATCTCCCAGCTAACTGGCGTCGTGCTCGGATGCGTCATTGCTCCGCTCACACTGTGGCTCTTCTGGGTGGCCTTCGATATCGGCGACCCTGATGGCGAGTACAAGGCTCCGTTCGCCATCATCTTCAGGGAGATGGCCATTCTTGGGGTCGAAGGTGTTGCCGCTCTGCCCCAGCACTGCCTCGAGATCTGTTGTGCATTCTTCTTGGCCGCGTTGGCCATCAATCTCCTTAGGGATGTGACGCCCGCCAGTGCGTCGAGGTTTATCCCCATACCGATGGCGATGGCTGTGCCGTTCTACATTGGTGCTTTCTTCGGCGTGGACATGTTGATTGGGACGGTAATCTTGTTCGTGTGGCAGAAGTTGAACCGGAGGGGTGCTGATGATTATGCGGTGGCAGTGGCGTCCGGGCTGATCTGTGGGGATGGGATATGGAGCATTCCATCTGCTGTTCTGTCCATCCTGAGAATTGATCCACCGGTCTGCATGGCCTTCAGGCCGTCCTCTGCCTTTTCCAGGTGAGAAGATGGACCCAAGGCTCATTCTAGGACATGGATTTGTGCCATTGAGTGATGAATCTCTGTAATTTCATACGTACAGATGTGCATCATTTTACTCCTGTACAAAGGAAAACGAACCACAGCACTTTGGAGCCATATTGCTCCTAACCAACTGTACCAAACGTCGCGTTACACACATCCACTGTCTTCCATCTGTCTTTCGGGGCTTCCATGTTTCACTAGTCATTATGCCGAAAGTATCCTTGTTCATATGTatatttgttttatcttttttttgTGGGTAGTATATTTGTTTTAtctcaagtcaaactttgtataACTTTGATTAAGTTTATAGAATATATTTTCATATGGTACTCCCTCCATGTCAATATAGTGCAtattagttttgtcctaagtgaAACTTTGTAAACTTTCACCAAGTGTATAGAGAAAATTATCGATATTTACAATATCAAATCAATGATATTGGATCCATCATAAAACATAGCATTGCATTGTATTGATTTGGTATTCTAGATGTTAATTATTTTTTCTACAAACTTGGTCAAGTCTAAATAAAATTGACTTTGAAAAATCCAATAGACGTTACATTTTACTTTTTTAATCGAAATGTTAGAATTCCTGCATTCATTAAGAAGGAAAGAGTTGCTCAGTTAATTAAGAAA contains:
- the LOC109752618 gene encoding LOW QUALITY PROTEIN: probable metal-nicotianamine transporter YSL5 (The sequence of the model RefSeq protein was modified relative to this genomic sequence to represent the inferred CDS: inserted 1 base in 1 codon) gives rise to the protein MLKSKPLAPPRHTPHSSPEAQPPAPGPSYPPPPXPPPPWREQLTLRGVAVAAALGSLLCLVIHRLNLTVGVIPALNVASGLLAFFLTTAWRAAAGRLGFGRRSPFTRQENTVIQTCAIACGGLAFSGCSASYIFAMDRRTYELVGPDYPGNRVEDVKDPSLGWMIGFLYLIALLGPFAIVMLRKVLVVDYKLAFPGGTATALMINSLHGEKEADVTGKKVRCLVKYMSLSFAWSFFKWFFSGVGDSCGFDNFPTFGVAAFKNTFYFNFNPSYVGYGLISPHIVNCSVFLGSVISWGFLWPFIAKQSGDWYPDNLSSSDFRGLYGYKVFVAISIILGDGLYNLVKIFVVIAREICIVQLKKGDQPVQALQDNKNSRQSRDDELQIEMFFKDRIPTRFAVSGYIVLAAISTAAVPTIFPQLKWYLVLVCYLLAPAIAFCNSYGMGLTNLNLAPTYGKIALFIFASLVGSSDGGVIAGLAACGIIMSIACSAADLMQDFKCGYLTLSSPRSMFISQLTGVVLGCVIAPLTLWLFWVAFDIGDPDGEYKAPFAIIFREMAILGVEGVAALPQHCLEICCAFFLAALAINLLRDVTPASASRFIPIPMAMAVPFYIGAFFGVDMLIGTVILFVWQKLNRRGADDYAVAVASGLICGDGIWSIPSAVLSILRIDPPVCMAFRPSSAFSR